A DNA window from Sporosarcina sp. ANT_H38 contains the following coding sequences:
- a CDS encoding DUF1641 domain-containing protein: MAVPITSIKKTELTPEELKQKKLGELQSLIAEQDQALNKIFEITGELDGAGVFDALKAMVKAKDDIAQIAVDQASREPMVNIINHVLNASGVIASIDPDVTARLGASVKRGLNEAELYGGNGQKVSIFQLMTALNDTDINRAVKFGLDFLKGMGKELK; encoded by the coding sequence ATGGCAGTACCGATAACTTCTATTAAAAAGACAGAACTGACACCAGAAGAACTCAAACAGAAGAAATTAGGGGAGTTGCAGTCATTGATTGCTGAGCAAGACCAGGCCCTTAATAAAATATTTGAAATCACTGGAGAATTGGATGGTGCGGGAGTTTTTGACGCGTTGAAGGCAATGGTTAAAGCGAAGGATGATATCGCCCAAATTGCGGTTGATCAAGCGTCCCGTGAGCCCATGGTCAATATTATCAACCATGTGCTAAATGCATCAGGAGTGATTGCTTCAATTGACCCTGATGTAACTGCTAGGCTTGGTGCTAGCGTCAAAAGGGGGCTTAACGAAGCAGAACTTTATGGGGGAAACGGGCAAAAAGTAAGTATTTTTCAGTTGATGACTGCATTAAACGATACCGATATAAACCGTGCTGTAAAATTCGGGTTGGATTTTTTGAAAGGTATGGGAAAAGAGTTGAAATAG
- a CDS encoding DUF1540 domain-containing protein: MSQVILCEVNNCKYWGPGNKCKASSIYVVSKKGKQATSSEETDCKTFAPRD, from the coding sequence ATGTCTCAAGTAATTCTTTGTGAAGTGAATAACTGTAAGTATTGGGGTCCCGGAAACAAATGTAAGGCGAGTTCTATTTATGTAGTAAGCAAAAAAGGTAAACAGGCAACGAGTAGTGAAGAAACAGATTGTAAAACATTCGCGCCAAGAGATTGA
- a CDS encoding DUF4395 domain-containing protein: MKTIPKPLVLANQWTIFLSVIIALLTQSAWILLIPLIANLSSLVTGFHPILIFVKRFLTKPANQYPQEDYAQLRFNQCLAVGFLFTASVSSLMHWSILFNATTIMVGLAALIAILGFCVGCFIRFQYQQWHFRRKNSNMQ; this comes from the coding sequence ATGAAAACAATTCCTAAACCTTTAGTCCTCGCGAATCAATGGACAATTTTCCTATCTGTAATTATTGCACTTCTGACACAATCGGCTTGGATACTACTCATTCCACTAATCGCAAACCTTTCTAGTTTAGTGACGGGATTCCATCCTATTTTAATATTCGTTAAACGATTTTTAACTAAGCCTGCTAATCAATATCCCCAAGAAGACTACGCACAATTAAGATTTAACCAATGCTTGGCAGTTGGATTTCTTTTCACCGCAAGTGTAAGTTCTTTAATGCATTGGTCTATATTATTTAATGCCACTACAATCATGGTTGGTTTAGCTGCACTCATCGCAATTCTTGGGTTCTGTGTAGGCTGTTTCATCCGCTTTCAATATCAACAATGGCATTTTCGACGAAAAAACTCTAATATGCAATAA
- a CDS encoding phosphocarrier protein HPr, which yields MVEKQFTVTDAQGIHARPASILVSTATKFKSDVTLIHKGNNVNLKSILGVMSLGIGIDEEFIISANGIDEQDALNALEEALINGGLTN from the coding sequence ATGGTTGAAAAACAATTTACAGTTACGGATGCGCAGGGAATTCATGCACGACCTGCATCGATATTAGTAAGTACTGCAACCAAATTCAAATCCGATGTAACCTTGATTCACAAGGGGAATAACGTCAATTTAAAATCAATATTGGGCGTAATGTCTTTAGGAATCGGTATAGATGAAGAATTTATAATTAGTGCCAATGGAATAGACGAACAAGATGCACTAAATGCACTTGAAGAAGCGCTAATAAACGGAGGATTGACTAACTAA
- the ptsP gene encoding phosphoenolpyruvate--protein phosphotransferase, which produces MSLLHGISASNGIAIAKAYRFVEPDLSFRKKTIEDIPEELARLQSAISISKSELESIRDTANKELGAEEAAIFDAHILVLLDPELLTSIEEKIKTDLVNAEYALKETSDMFIMMFEQMDNEYMRERAADIRDVAKRLLSHLLNVAIMNPSMITEKVIIIAEDLTPSDTAQLNREFVKGFTTNIGGKTSHSAIMARTLEIPAVVGTKEATKLIQDGDIIIVDGFKGEVLINPTSDVIATYEKVQLKYEQQKVEWAKLVDEKTTTADGHHVELAANIGTPEDLEGVIKNGGEGVGLYRTEFLYMGKAQLPTEEEQFNAYKKVLQDMTGKPVVVRTLDIGGDKELPYLNLPKEMNPFLGLRAIRLCLEEQDIFRTQLRALLRASSFGNLKIMFPMIATLDEFRRAKGILEEVKQDLLSSNIHVADNIEVGIMVEIPSTAILADQFAKEVDFFSIGTNDLIQYTMAADRMNERVAYLYQPYNPAILRLVKMVIDASHNEGKWTGMCGEMAGDEIAIPLLVGLGLDEFSMSATSILKARAQILQLNKSDVVELANEALQMSTAEDVVQAVMNRCNL; this is translated from the coding sequence ATGAGCCTACTTCATGGAATTTCTGCTTCAAATGGAATTGCGATCGCAAAAGCATATCGTTTTGTTGAGCCAGATTTATCTTTTAGAAAAAAAACGATTGAAGATATTCCAGAAGAACTTGCACGTCTACAATCTGCTATCTCTATTTCGAAAAGTGAATTGGAATCGATTCGTGATACTGCTAATAAAGAACTAGGTGCAGAAGAAGCTGCTATCTTTGACGCACATATATTAGTATTGCTTGATCCGGAGCTACTTACTTCAATTGAAGAAAAAATTAAAACTGATCTTGTGAATGCTGAATATGCACTCAAAGAAACGTCAGATATGTTTATTATGATGTTTGAACAAATGGATAATGAATATATGAGAGAACGGGCAGCAGACATTCGTGATGTTGCAAAACGCTTGCTGTCACATTTGCTAAATGTTGCAATTATGAATCCAAGCATGATTACTGAAAAGGTAATTATTATCGCTGAAGATTTAACACCATCAGACACAGCTCAGTTAAATCGTGAATTTGTAAAAGGTTTTACTACAAATATTGGCGGGAAAACTTCACACTCAGCGATTATGGCGCGAACTTTGGAAATACCTGCGGTTGTAGGAACGAAGGAAGCGACAAAGCTTATTCAGGATGGTGACATCATCATTGTCGATGGTTTTAAAGGAGAGGTTCTTATTAATCCTACTTCTGATGTCATTGCTACATATGAAAAAGTACAATTGAAGTATGAGCAGCAAAAGGTGGAATGGGCAAAGTTAGTGGATGAAAAAACAACCACTGCTGATGGACACCATGTAGAATTGGCTGCAAATATTGGCACACCAGAAGATTTAGAGGGAGTTATCAAAAATGGTGGGGAAGGTGTCGGACTTTACAGAACTGAATTTTTGTATATGGGTAAAGCTCAACTTCCCACCGAAGAAGAACAGTTTAATGCTTATAAGAAGGTCCTTCAGGATATGACTGGTAAACCAGTAGTAGTGCGGACCCTTGATATTGGTGGGGATAAGGAACTTCCATATTTAAATCTCCCTAAAGAAATGAATCCATTCCTAGGTCTTCGAGCTATTCGGTTATGTTTAGAAGAGCAAGATATTTTCCGGACGCAATTAAGAGCTCTCTTAAGAGCGAGTTCATTTGGCAATTTAAAGATTATGTTCCCAATGATTGCAACCTTGGATGAATTTCGTCGCGCGAAAGGCATTTTAGAAGAGGTTAAACAAGATCTACTATCTTCTAACATACATGTTGCAGATAACATTGAGGTTGGCATAATGGTAGAAATCCCATCTACTGCAATTTTAGCAGATCAGTTTGCGAAAGAAGTAGACTTTTTTAGTATCGGTACAAATGATTTAATCCAATATACGATGGCTGCTGATCGCATGAATGAACGCGTTGCCTATTTATATCAGCCTTATAATCCAGCAATTCTACGGTTGGTCAAGATGGTAATTGACGCATCGCATAATGAAGGAAAATGGACTGGCATGTGTGGAGAAATGGCGGGGGATGAAATCGCTATTCCTTTATTGGTAGGCTTAGGTCTCGATGAATTTTCAATGAGTGCCACATCTATTTTGAAGGCCCGCGCACAAATTCTGCAATTGAACAAGAGCGACGTGGTAGAGCTTGCGAATGAAGCCCTACAGATGTCAACAGCTGAAGATGTAGTTCAAGCGGTTATGAACCGCTGCAACTTATAA
- a CDS encoding Cof-type HAD-IIB family hydrolase, translating to MTKKMIMFDIDGTLLDHDKKLPASAKEAVKSLKEAGHEVAFATGRAPYFINDLRKELEIDSFICFNGQYVEIENEVIYKNPMDRELLTHLSSFSTSHNHPLIYMGAQFMKSTSGYHSEIEESLTALHIDTTQIGMDATYYHDTEIYQTLLYCKENEESLYRSNLQNLNFIRWHEYAMDVLPLGGSKAKGIEKFIEKKGFTKDQVYAFGDNLNDIEMLQYAGHSVAMGNAPQEVKNVARYVTKDVGEDGIAYGLQMVGLLS from the coding sequence ATGACTAAAAAAATGATTATGTTTGATATTGACGGGACTCTTTTAGACCACGATAAGAAATTACCTGCTTCTGCGAAGGAAGCGGTTAAATCTTTAAAAGAAGCAGGACATGAAGTAGCCTTTGCTACGGGTCGTGCTCCTTACTTTATTAATGATTTAAGAAAGGAATTAGAAATTGATTCATTCATATGTTTTAATGGTCAATATGTTGAAATAGAAAATGAAGTTATTTATAAGAACCCTATGGATAGAGAATTGTTAACTCATTTATCGAGTTTTTCTACATCACATAATCACCCTCTTATTTATATGGGCGCTCAATTTATGAAATCTACCTCTGGCTACCATTCTGAAATAGAAGAATCCCTCACTGCTCTTCATATTGACACTACTCAAATAGGTATGGATGCTACTTACTATCACGATACAGAAATTTATCAAACGCTGTTGTATTGTAAAGAGAATGAAGAATCATTATATCGAAGTAATTTACAAAATTTGAACTTTATTCGTTGGCATGAATATGCGATGGATGTACTTCCACTTGGTGGCTCTAAAGCGAAGGGGATTGAAAAGTTCATTGAAAAGAAAGGGTTTACGAAAGATCAAGTCTATGCTTTTGGAGATAATTTAAATGACATTGAAATGCTTCAATATGCTGGACATAGTGTAGCGATGGGAAATGCACCTCAGGAAGTAAAAAATGTTGCAAGATATGTTACGAAAGACGTCGGTGAAGACGGAATAGCTTACGGGTTGCAAATGGTAGGATTACTATCTTAA
- a CDS encoding 3D domain-containing protein, with protein MKIFLLATLFALSNYSVSYASTLSHALASGEEISFSQTLANEVESTLVGAEDRNVPFQEVLDKELSVVYPPVELIPEPQSYTVAEGDTLYRIALKHNISLASLLSWNDVRGDLIHPGDVLIVTGNGEEIEIVESEPATVTAVLSPKPSEPPVSEGKEMFVTATAYTAYCTGCSGTTAYGIDLRSNPNQKVIAVDPKVIPLGTKVWVEGYGEAIAGDTGGAIKGNKIDVFIPSYNNAMEWGVKKVKLKVLN; from the coding sequence ATGAAAATATTTTTATTAGCCACGCTTTTCGCACTTTCTAATTATTCAGTATCTTATGCCTCAACTCTTTCACATGCCCTAGCAAGTGGAGAGGAAATATCGTTTTCACAAACTCTTGCAAACGAAGTAGAATCAACGCTGGTTGGAGCTGAAGATAGGAATGTACCTTTTCAGGAAGTGCTAGATAAGGAATTGAGCGTAGTTTATCCGCCAGTGGAGTTAATTCCGGAACCACAAAGTTATACGGTGGCCGAAGGAGATACTTTGTACCGAATTGCACTTAAACATAATATATCCTTGGCCTCTCTCTTGAGTTGGAACGACGTTAGAGGGGACTTGATTCACCCAGGGGATGTATTAATTGTCACCGGAAATGGAGAAGAAATCGAAATAGTTGAATCAGAGCCAGCTACTGTTACGGCTGTATTATCGCCAAAGCCGTCGGAACCGCCTGTAAGTGAAGGGAAAGAGATGTTTGTTACAGCAACAGCATATACGGCCTACTGTACTGGCTGCTCAGGAACTACCGCTTATGGTATTGACTTACGTTCTAATCCAAATCAGAAAGTAATAGCAGTGGATCCAAAGGTTATTCCTCTCGGTACAAAAGTATGGGTGGAAGGTTATGGAGAAGCAATTGCTGGCGATACAGGAGGGGCTATTAAAGGAAATAAAATCGATGTCTTCATTCCTTCTTATAATAATGCAATGGAGTGGGGAGTCAAAAAAGTGAAACTTAAAGTACTCAATTAA
- the nspC gene encoding carboxynorspermidine decarboxylase, producing the protein MNIDLNTLPSPCYVVDEGLLIKNLEKMKSVIERTGCKILLAQKGFSMFSVYPLIGEYLNGVTSSSLHEARLGYEEMGKEVHTYAPAFSETEFDEILSYSDHIVFNSFQQYNQFKEKIKSNPKQIEIGLRINPEYSEIEVDMYNPCFSHSRFGVTLENFEADQLEGVDGLHFHTMCEQNSDTLERTVQVVDEKFGKYIKNMKWINFGGGHHITRPDYDIETLIRSILFMKNKYGVQVYLEPGEAVALNTGYLVATVLDTLHNGMPIAILDTSAACHMPDVLEMPYRPEIIGAGMPNEKAYTYRFGGPTCLAGDVIGDYSFDEPLKPGDKLVFCDMGHYSMVKNNTFNGVNLPSIVLNTVNDGIQVIKQFGYDDFRSRLS; encoded by the coding sequence TTGAATATTGACTTGAACACACTCCCCTCCCCCTGCTATGTAGTGGATGAAGGGTTGCTTATTAAAAACTTGGAAAAAATGAAGTCTGTTATTGAACGGACGGGCTGTAAGATTCTACTTGCTCAAAAAGGATTTTCGATGTTCTCAGTTTATCCGTTAATTGGAGAATACTTGAATGGCGTAACTTCTAGTTCCCTACACGAAGCGAGACTGGGCTATGAAGAAATGGGCAAGGAAGTTCACACCTATGCTCCCGCTTTTTCTGAAACTGAGTTTGATGAGATTCTTTCCTATTCAGATCACATTGTCTTTAATTCTTTTCAACAATATAATCAGTTCAAAGAAAAAATCAAAAGTAATCCAAAGCAAATAGAAATCGGACTTCGCATTAATCCTGAGTACTCCGAAATCGAAGTCGATATGTACAATCCTTGTTTTTCGCATTCAAGATTTGGCGTTACGCTTGAGAATTTTGAAGCTGACCAACTTGAAGGTGTCGATGGCTTACATTTCCATACAATGTGCGAACAAAACTCTGATACACTGGAGCGCACTGTGCAAGTTGTCGATGAAAAGTTTGGTAAATACATTAAAAATATGAAGTGGATCAATTTCGGCGGTGGACATCATATCACGAGGCCCGACTATGATATCGAAACTCTAATCCGTTCGATACTGTTTATGAAAAATAAATACGGTGTTCAAGTGTATTTAGAGCCTGGTGAAGCTGTCGCATTGAATACTGGCTATCTTGTTGCAACTGTTTTGGACACCCTCCACAACGGTATGCCAATCGCTATTTTAGATACTTCTGCAGCATGTCATATGCCTGATGTACTTGAGATGCCTTATCGACCTGAAATCATTGGTGCAGGAATGCCGAACGAAAAGGCTTATACTTATCGTTTTGGTGGACCGACTTGTCTAGCGGGTGACGTTATTGGCGATTATTCGTTTGATGAGCCTTTAAAGCCTGGCGATAAACTTGTCTTTTGTGATATGGGCCACTACTCGATGGTGAAAAACAATACATTTAATGGTGTTAACTTACCTTCTATCGTCTTAAATACCGTTAATGATGGTATTCAAGTAATTAAACAATTTGGATACGACGATTTTAGAAGTCGTTTATCTTAA